One window of Cellulomonas shaoxiangyii genomic DNA carries:
- a CDS encoding GAF domain-containing protein, translating into MSRHARIPSGGADRSAEPALSGFGPSTVGRVRAAHERFVVAGGEPGGGVRQVVAESWQRSRRVGVDPELPTPPVDLSDPELNRLRTAHPISGAVPAVRRLLVEPASGWVAALSDETGRLLWVEGDPALRRPLERVGFVEGAAWREDAAGTNALGTALATRRPVQVLSTEHWARVVHPWNCAAAPVRDPSGRVVGVLDVTGRDEAASWMALALVRATVAAVEATLASTATQPPTTRLEVLGTHGGTLHTPQGRRRLTCRHAEILLLLAEHPAGLTGDELTVLLSEAELSEVTVRAEISRLRRLVGPMLSESRPYRLTSQLHTDVDHVRDALAVEDVAGALAAYAGPVLPRSMAPGVERVRDALVGWLRASVLASRDVDLVGRWTAGDHGADDWEAWQALAQAAPIGSAAHLRAHTRLAQLDRTLG; encoded by the coding sequence ATGAGCCGACATGCCCGGATCCCGTCCGGCGGCGCCGACCGGTCTGCGGAGCCCGCCCTGAGCGGGTTCGGACCGAGCACGGTCGGGCGCGTGCGCGCGGCGCACGAGCGGTTCGTCGTCGCGGGCGGCGAGCCGGGCGGCGGCGTGCGACAGGTCGTCGCGGAGTCGTGGCAGCGGAGCCGCCGGGTCGGCGTCGACCCGGAGCTGCCGACCCCGCCCGTCGACCTGTCCGACCCCGAGCTCAACCGGTTGCGCACCGCGCACCCCATCTCGGGTGCCGTGCCCGCCGTGCGCCGCCTGCTCGTCGAGCCCGCGTCCGGGTGGGTCGCCGCGCTGAGCGACGAGACGGGCCGCCTCCTGTGGGTCGAGGGCGACCCGGCGCTGCGACGCCCGCTCGAGCGCGTCGGCTTCGTCGAGGGGGCGGCGTGGCGCGAGGACGCCGCCGGGACCAACGCCCTCGGCACCGCGCTCGCGACGCGGCGGCCCGTGCAGGTGCTCAGCACCGAGCACTGGGCGCGCGTCGTGCACCCGTGGAACTGTGCGGCCGCACCCGTGCGCGACCCCTCCGGTCGCGTCGTCGGCGTGCTCGACGTGACGGGTCGCGACGAGGCGGCGTCCTGGATGGCGCTCGCTCTCGTGCGCGCCACCGTCGCCGCCGTCGAGGCGACGCTCGCCTCGACGGCCACCCAGCCGCCCACGACGCGGCTCGAGGTCCTCGGCACGCACGGCGGCACGCTGCACACGCCGCAGGGCCGCCGCCGGCTCACGTGCCGGCACGCGGAGATCCTGCTGCTCCTCGCCGAGCACCCCGCCGGCCTGACGGGCGACGAGCTGACCGTCCTGCTGTCCGAGGCCGAGCTGTCCGAGGTCACCGTGCGCGCCGAGATCTCGCGGCTGCGCCGGCTCGTCGGCCCGATGCTGTCCGAGTCCCGGCCGTACCGGCTGACGTCGCAGCTGCACACCGACGTCGACCACGTGCGCGACGCGCTCGCGGTCGAGGACGTGGCCGGCGCGCTCGCGGCCTACGCCGGGCCGGTGCTGCCGCGGTCCATGGCACCCGGCGTCGAGCGCGTGCGCGACGCGCTGGTCGGCTGGCTGCGGGCGTCCGTGCTCGCGTCGCGCGACGTCGACCTCGTGGGGCGGTGGACCGCCGGGGACCACGGCGCCGACGACTGGGAGGCGTGGCAGGCCCTCGCGCAGGCGGCGCCGATCGGCTCCGCCGCGCACCTGCGCGCGCACACCCGTCTCGCCCAGCTCGACCGCACCCTGGGCTGA